A DNA window from Selenomonas sp. oral taxon 126 contains the following coding sequences:
- the serA gene encoding phosphoglycerate dehydrogenase translates to MRILAADGISPKGIELLAEYEVDVREKISHEELVEIIGDYDALMVRSASKVSADVLARADRLKIIGRAGVGVDNIDVKAATERGIIVINSPGGNTIAATEHTMAMMLSMARNIPAADATMHAGEWNRKAFVGVELRGKTLGVIGMGRIGSGVAKRALAFDMNIIAYDPYINEERAKALGVTVGTLDDIFAAADFITVHMPLTKETRGMISMPELRKMKKGVRLVNCARGGIINESDLAAAVKDGIVAGAAIDVFESEPLAEDHPLRGVPGVVLTPHLGASTVEAQIGVSVDVAEGIRAALRGEPVTAAVNMAPVSKEVMRVIRPYITLAEQLGCTVCSLAEGPISHVEVVYNGEITEVNTSFLTTALLKGMLNPILESEINYVNAPSVAKSRGIKVTEIKEKETSHYSTLITVRVTTAAGTAEAGTAEVQGTLFGTEGRIVRINGFRVDIDPHARLLICPHINRPGVIGTVGSIMGEAGINISSMQVGKSKREGMSIMALTIDHDIPDDTLARVLAIDGIFDAKFVNFETI, encoded by the coding sequence ATGAGGATTTTGGCTGCGGACGGTATTTCGCCCAAGGGGATTGAACTGCTGGCAGAGTATGAGGTCGACGTACGCGAGAAGATTTCGCATGAGGAGCTGGTGGAGATCATCGGCGACTACGACGCGCTCATGGTGCGCTCGGCGTCGAAGGTGTCGGCGGATGTGCTCGCGCGCGCGGATCGGCTGAAGATCATTGGGCGCGCGGGGGTCGGTGTGGACAACATCGATGTGAAGGCGGCGACCGAGCGCGGGATCATTGTCATCAATTCGCCGGGTGGCAATACGATTGCGGCGACGGAGCACACGATGGCGATGATGCTCTCGATGGCGCGCAATATCCCCGCCGCAGACGCGACAATGCATGCGGGAGAGTGGAATCGCAAGGCGTTCGTCGGCGTGGAGCTGCGCGGCAAGACGCTCGGTGTCATCGGCATGGGGCGCATCGGCAGCGGCGTTGCAAAGCGTGCGCTTGCCTTTGATATGAACATCATTGCCTACGATCCGTATATCAACGAGGAGCGCGCAAAGGCACTCGGCGTGACCGTCGGAACGCTCGACGACATCTTTGCAGCGGCGGATTTTATCACGGTACATATGCCGCTCACGAAGGAGACGCGCGGCATGATCTCGATGCCGGAGCTGCGTAAGATGAAGAAGGGCGTGCGTCTCGTCAACTGCGCGCGCGGCGGCATTATCAACGAAAGTGATTTGGCGGCAGCGGTCAAGGATGGGATCGTCGCGGGGGCGGCAATCGATGTGTTCGAGAGCGAGCCGCTCGCGGAGGATCATCCGCTGCGCGGCGTTCCGGGCGTTGTACTCACGCCGCATCTCGGCGCGTCTACGGTGGAGGCACAGATTGGTGTGTCCGTGGACGTGGCGGAGGGGATCCGTGCGGCACTGCGCGGCGAGCCGGTGACGGCAGCGGTCAACATGGCACCCGTCTCGAAGGAAGTCATGCGCGTCATTCGCCCCTACATCACACTTGCGGAGCAGCTCGGCTGCACCGTTTGCTCGCTCGCCGAAGGCCCCATCTCCCATGTGGAGGTCGTCTACAACGGTGAGATCACGGAGGTCAACACGAGCTTTCTCACAACGGCACTCCTCAAGGGGATGCTCAACCCCATCCTCGAGAGCGAGATCAACTACGTCAACGCGCCGAGTGTTGCGAAGTCGCGCGGCATCAAGGTGACGGAGATCAAGGAAAAGGAAACCTCGCACTATTCGACGCTCATCACCGTGCGTGTCACGACGGCGGCGGGCACAGCAGAAGCGGGTACGGCAGAGGTACAGGGCACGCTCTTCGGCACGGAGGGGCGCATCGTACGGATCAACGGCTTCCGTGTGGACATCGACCCGCACGCACGTCTCCTCATCTGCCCGCACATCAACCGCCCCGGTGTCATCGGCACGGTCGGCTCCATCATGGGCGAGGCAGGCATCAATATCTCGTCGATGCAGGTCGGCAAGTCGAAGCGCGAGGGCATGAGCATCATGGCACTCACGATTGACCACGACATCCCCGATGATACGCTTGCGCGTGTGCTTGCGATCGACGGCATCTTCGACGCAAAATTTGTCAACTTTGAGACGATCTGA
- a CDS encoding glycoside hydrolase family 2 TIM barrel-domain containing protein, with protein sequence MSGFDFGKLKDPQYFAENRLPAHSDHVFYRDETELARGVSSFYRTLGGVWHFAYARNTAFIPQGFEAADYDCHDWETIHVPAHIQMEGHGVPHYTNTTYPWDGHESIAPGEIPTRSNPVGCYVKYFNVPEDWENVFISFGGVDAALALFLNGHFVGYSEDSCTPADFDLTPYLVAGENKLAAMVFRYASASWLEDQDFWRFSGIYRDVLIYTKPAVHIEDIGVRANPVHNYADGQLSIRLSFGDAGEKGVMLDLYDADGTEVLQINEHFVGTAYELSADIAGIHLWSAEEPYLYHAVLCVYDADGLLQEVVRVRVGFREFCMRDGLMQINGKRIVFKGVNRHEFDCDHGRAMDPALFEQDIIALKRANVNAIRTSHYPNSSRLYELCDIYGFYVIDETNLETHGSWMKNGACAKDEHTVPGDHEVWLPAVLDRAQSMYERDKNHPCILIWSCGNESCGGRDIYEMSEYFRRVDPTRLVHYEGIFWDRSYPATSDMESQMYTKAADIEAFLKEHRDKPFICCEYTHAMGNSCGGMHKYTELTEREPLYQGGFIWDFGDQAIRRRGRYGEDVFLYGGDFGDRPSDYNFSGNGIFFADRRPTAKLQDVKFNYQNFTLRPSWNGVEIENKSLFTNADCYVLQLVLAVDGQTVWQRRMPAPSVPPGETRCVPCAVPSFGNGEHVLTATLVLAQEERWATVGHEVAFGQTILPAWTGDALQIRDVVAACPSAPVYAPLAENGSLRVVQGDINLGVQGAGFSLMFSSAQGNLVSYRYGGRELIEELPQPSFWRAPVDNDYGSGRMADCAQWKIASLYRRCTRIEYSVDGAASTVVDGFFGRQEECRAQSVTVRFTYALTASPAATCTVTYTVDATGALRVALDYEAAAGLPEMPDFAMLFTLSADYDRIRFYGYGPKENNIDRCEGARLGIYESTTADEVEPYLRPQETGNHCGVRWIEVTDRSGHGIRLAGDVPFEASALPYSPHELENARHAYDLPRPQHTYLRASAGMCGVGGDDSWGAPVLAEYVQKNETRHLAFTLKGI encoded by the coding sequence ATGAGTGGCTTCGATTTTGGGAAACTGAAAGACCCGCAGTACTTTGCGGAGAACCGTTTGCCCGCGCACAGCGATCATGTTTTCTACCGTGATGAAACGGAGCTTGCACGCGGTGTGTCTTCGTTTTACCGCACGCTCGGCGGGGTATGGCACTTTGCCTATGCGCGGAATACGGCGTTTATCCCGCAGGGATTTGAGGCGGCGGACTATGACTGTCACGACTGGGAGACGATTCATGTGCCGGCGCATATCCAGATGGAGGGGCACGGCGTACCGCATTACACGAATACGACGTATCCGTGGGACGGGCACGAGAGCATCGCGCCGGGTGAAATTCCAACGCGCAGCAATCCCGTCGGCTGCTATGTGAAGTATTTCAACGTGCCGGAGGACTGGGAAAATGTTTTTATCTCCTTTGGCGGCGTGGACGCGGCACTCGCGCTCTTCCTCAACGGGCATTTCGTCGGCTACAGTGAGGACAGCTGCACACCTGCGGACTTTGATCTGACGCCGTATCTTGTGGCGGGCGAGAATAAGCTGGCGGCGATGGTGTTCCGCTATGCGAGCGCGAGCTGGCTTGAGGATCAGGATTTCTGGCGGTTCTCGGGGATCTATCGCGATGTCCTTATCTATACCAAGCCCGCCGTGCACATCGAGGACATCGGAGTCCGTGCAAATCCTGTTCATAACTATGCGGACGGTCAGCTCTCCATTCGTCTATCGTTCGGCGATGCGGGGGAAAAGGGCGTTATGCTCGATCTCTACGATGCGGACGGCACCGAGGTGCTGCAGATCAATGAGCATTTTGTGGGGACGGCGTACGAGCTTTCGGCGGATATCGCGGGGATTCACTTGTGGAGTGCGGAGGAGCCGTATCTCTACCATGCCGTTCTCTGTGTCTATGATGCGGACGGTCTCCTACAGGAGGTCGTGCGCGTGCGTGTCGGCTTCCGTGAGTTCTGCATGAGGGACGGTCTGATGCAGATTAACGGCAAGCGAATTGTGTTCAAAGGGGTGAACCGCCACGAGTTCGACTGCGATCACGGGCGGGCGATGGATCCCGCGCTCTTTGAGCAGGATATCATTGCACTCAAACGCGCGAATGTCAACGCGATCCGCACGTCACATTACCCGAACAGCAGTCGTCTCTATGAGCTGTGCGATATCTACGGGTTCTATGTCATCGACGAGACGAATCTCGAGACGCACGGCTCGTGGATGAAGAACGGAGCATGCGCAAAGGACGAGCATACCGTGCCCGGGGATCACGAGGTTTGGCTGCCCGCCGTGCTCGACCGCGCACAGTCGATGTACGAGCGGGACAAGAACCATCCGTGTATCCTCATCTGGTCGTGCGGCAACGAGTCCTGCGGCGGGCGTGACATCTACGAGATGAGCGAATACTTCCGCCGCGTCGATCCGACGCGCCTCGTGCACTACGAGGGGATTTTCTGGGATCGCAGCTATCCTGCAACGAGCGATATGGAAAGTCAGATGTATACGAAGGCGGCGGACATCGAGGCATTTCTCAAGGAGCACAGGGACAAGCCCTTTATTTGCTGTGAGTATACGCACGCGATGGGCAACAGCTGCGGCGGCATGCACAAGTACACGGAGCTGACGGAGCGCGAGCCACTCTATCAGGGCGGCTTTATCTGGGATTTTGGCGATCAGGCAATTCGTCGGCGCGGGCGGTACGGTGAGGATGTATTTCTCTATGGCGGCGACTTCGGTGACCGTCCGTCGGACTACAACTTCAGCGGTAACGGTATTTTCTTTGCCGATCGTCGTCCGACGGCAAAGCTGCAGGATGTGAAGTTTAACTATCAGAATTTCACGCTGCGCCCTTCGTGGAATGGTGTGGAGATCGAGAACAAGAGCCTCTTTACAAATGCGGACTGCTATGTGCTGCAGCTTGTCCTTGCCGTGGACGGACAGACGGTCTGGCAGCGGCGTATGCCGGCACCCTCCGTACCGCCGGGAGAAACGCGCTGTGTGCCCTGCGCCGTACCCTCGTTTGGCAATGGGGAACATGTGCTGACCGCGACTCTCGTGCTTGCGCAGGAGGAGCGTTGGGCAACCGTGGGGCATGAGGTTGCGTTTGGGCAGACGATTCTGCCGGCATGGACGGGCGACGCACTGCAGATCCGCGATGTCGTTGCGGCGTGTCCTTCCGCACCCGTTTATGCACCGCTCGCGGAGAACGGAAGTCTGCGCGTGGTGCAGGGGGACATCAATCTCGGCGTGCAGGGGGCGGGCTTCTCCCTGATGTTCTCAAGTGCGCAGGGCAATCTCGTCTCCTATCGCTATGGCGGGCGGGAGCTGATTGAGGAACTGCCGCAGCCGTCGTTCTGGCGTGCGCCTGTTGACAACGACTACGGCAGCGGACGCATGGCGGATTGTGCGCAGTGGAAGATTGCGAGTCTCTATCGCCGCTGCACGCGGATTGAGTACAGCGTGGACGGCGCAGCGTCTACGGTGGTGGACGGATTCTTCGGTAGACAGGAGGAATGCCGCGCACAGAGTGTTACGGTACGCTTTACCTATGCACTCACAGCGTCGCCAGCAGCAACCTGCACCGTCACCTATACGGTGGATGCGACGGGGGCACTCCGCGTTGCACTCGACTATGAAGCTGCAGCGGGGCTGCCCGAGATGCCGGACTTTGCGATGCTCTTTACGCTCTCTGCGGACTATGACCGCATTCGCTTCTACGGGTACGGGCCAAAGGAGAACAATATTGACCGCTGCGAGGGTGCGCGGCTCGGTATCTATGAGAGTACGACGGCAGACGAGGTTGAGCCGTATCTGCGTCCGCAGGAGACGGGCAATCACTGTGGCGTGCGCTGGATCGAGGTCACGGACCGCAGCGGGCACGGTATTCGCCTTGCGGGCGATGTGCCGTTCGAGGCGTCGGCACTTCCGTACAGCCCGCATGAGCTTGAGAATGCGCGCCATGCGTACGATCTGCCGCGCCCGCAGCACACGTATCTGCGTGCATCGGCAGGGATGTGCGGCGTGGGCGGAGACGACTCATGGGGCGCACCGGTGCTTGCGGAGTATGTGCAGAAAAACGAAACGCGGCATCTGGCATTTACGCTGAAGGGGATTTGA
- the htpX gene encoding zinc metalloprotease HtpX — protein sequence MNTLKTTMLMALLMALMVALGGAFAGHTGMTVMLIIALGMNFFSYWFSDRMVLSMYNAQEVDRQGAPDLYGLVENLAGRAGLPMPRVYIINEDAPNAFATGRNPSNAAVAVTTGLMRALDYNEISGVLGHELAHVKHRDILISTIAATMATVISYAASIAQWAAIFGAGRSSDDDRGGIIGLIATAIIAPIAAALIQMAISRSREYSADEGGAEICGNPNYLASALEKIEYYAVHGAPLPEATPATAHMCIINPLTGRDISFKSLFSTHPATQERIARLREQAQRMHIR from the coding sequence GTGAATACACTCAAGACCACAATGCTCATGGCGCTCCTCATGGCACTCATGGTTGCCCTCGGCGGTGCATTCGCCGGACATACGGGCATGACCGTCATGCTCATCATCGCACTCGGCATGAACTTCTTCTCGTATTGGTTCTCCGACCGCATGGTGCTCAGCATGTATAACGCGCAGGAGGTCGACCGTCAGGGTGCGCCCGATCTCTACGGGCTCGTCGAAAATCTCGCGGGGCGTGCGGGGCTGCCCATGCCGCGTGTCTACATCATCAACGAGGATGCGCCGAACGCCTTTGCGACGGGGCGTAATCCCTCGAACGCGGCAGTCGCCGTCACGACGGGGCTCATGCGTGCGCTCGACTACAACGAGATCTCGGGCGTGCTCGGGCATGAGCTCGCGCACGTCAAGCACCGCGATATCCTCATCTCGACCATTGCGGCGACGATGGCGACCGTCATCTCCTACGCCGCGAGCATTGCCCAGTGGGCAGCGATCTTCGGCGCGGGACGCTCGAGCGACGATGACCGCGGCGGCATTATCGGGCTCATTGCAACGGCGATCATTGCACCGATTGCGGCGGCACTGATCCAGATGGCGATCTCGCGCTCGCGCGAGTACAGCGCGGACGAGGGCGGCGCAGAGATCTGCGGCAACCCGAACTACCTTGCGTCGGCGCTCGAGAAGATCGAGTACTACGCCGTGCACGGCGCGCCGCTCCCCGAGGCGACGCCCGCGACCGCACATATGTGCATCATCAACCCGCTGACGGGTCGCGACATCTCCTTCAAGAGCCTGTTCTCGACCCACCCCGCGACGCAGGAGCGCATCGCACGTCTGCGCGAACAGGCACAGCGCATGCACATCCGCTGA
- a CDS encoding cytidylate kinase-like family protein — translation MEEKKFILTISRRYGCGGRELANILAEKLGVHLYDRQIVHLAAAKLGINDLHEKELFELENTVKPLASRFIPFHSFGMAMGESSQGMFMAESNVVRKLADDGPCIFLGRCADYALRKRDDVFSIFVCADDDYREERGRTVYEGKTLKEMDREDEKRARYYDYYTGRKWGDGAHYDLVVNAGRAPLAQIADGIIAYIRTVKG, via the coding sequence ATGGAGGAGAAGAAATTCATCCTCACAATCAGCCGTCGGTACGGCTGCGGTGGGCGGGAGCTCGCGAACATTCTCGCGGAGAAGCTGGGGGTTCATCTCTATGACCGCCAGATCGTCCACCTCGCGGCGGCAAAGCTCGGCATCAACGATCTGCATGAGAAGGAGCTGTTCGAACTTGAGAACACGGTGAAGCCGCTTGCCTCGCGCTTCATTCCGTTCCACTCGTTCGGTATGGCGATGGGCGAGTCCAGTCAGGGGATGTTCATGGCGGAGTCAAACGTTGTGCGGAAACTTGCCGACGATGGCCCGTGCATTTTCCTCGGACGCTGTGCGGACTATGCGCTTCGGAAGCGCGACGATGTGTTTTCCATTTTCGTCTGTGCGGACGACGACTACCGTGAGGAGCGCGGACGCACGGTCTACGAGGGCAAGACGCTCAAGGAGATGGATCGCGAGGATGAGAAACGCGCGCGCTACTATGATTACTATACGGGGCGCAAGTGGGGCGACGGTGCACACTACGATCTCGTTGTGAATGCGGGGCGTGCGCCGCTCGCGCAGATTGCGGACGGCATCATCGCCTACATCCGCACGGTCAAAGGCTGA
- a CDS encoding glycoside-pentoside-hexuronide (GPH):cation symporter, with amino-acid sequence MSDKKSKFWPRIAYSCGTFGHDVFYAMLATYFMIFVTSNLFHSDNHEHDAYMIGIVTTIILVLRVCELFLDPFIGNTIDKTKTRWGKFKPWVIVGAFVAAITLAILFTDMGGLTVSNPMLYLVLFAVLYLIMDVFYSAKDVAIWSMIPALSFDSREREVTATYARIGSVFGGQLVTAIVMPVVLYFSLNENGGAGDSAGWFAFAVIGGGIATLGAIILGLGTKEEDSALRENKTETSFKDVFSVLLKNDQLLWIAIAYLIYGLGINIINNFNLYYFIYVLGDAKQFSFLGVINVIIGLLAVALFPTLTMKFSRRRLFFGSVAVMLVGIVLYAMAGTSVLMTLFAAGLFALPQPLVFLVVLMTITDTVEYGQLKLGHRDEALVLCVRPLVDKLAGAITSGMIGITAIWVGMTSGATAATITPENLFNFKLVMFALPFVFILLGTILYRAKVTLTEAEHARIVEELEEKWDEMNK; translated from the coding sequence ATGTCGGACAAAAAGAGCAAGTTCTGGCCGCGTATCGCATATTCCTGCGGCACCTTCGGACATGATGTGTTCTATGCTATGCTCGCGACGTACTTTATGATCTTTGTCACGAGCAATCTGTTCCACTCCGATAACCATGAACACGATGCCTATATGATCGGCATTGTAACGACGATCATCCTTGTGCTGCGCGTCTGTGAACTCTTTCTTGATCCTTTCATTGGCAATACGATTGACAAGACGAAGACGCGCTGGGGCAAGTTCAAGCCGTGGGTCATCGTGGGCGCATTCGTCGCAGCGATCACGCTGGCGATCCTCTTCACGGATATGGGTGGGCTGACGGTATCGAACCCAATGCTCTACCTCGTTCTCTTTGCAGTTCTCTATCTCATCATGGATGTATTCTATTCGGCAAAGGACGTTGCGATCTGGTCGATGATTCCTGCGCTCTCGTTCGACTCACGTGAGCGCGAGGTGACGGCAACATACGCGCGTATCGGCTCGGTGTTCGGCGGTCAGCTGGTCACGGCGATTGTCATGCCCGTTGTGCTCTACTTCTCTCTCAACGAAAATGGCGGCGCGGGCGACTCTGCGGGGTGGTTTGCGTTTGCGGTCATTGGCGGCGGCATTGCGACGCTCGGCGCGATCATCCTTGGCCTTGGGACGAAGGAAGAGGACTCTGCGCTGCGTGAGAACAAGACGGAGACTTCGTTCAAGGATGTGTTCTCGGTTCTGCTCAAGAACGATCAGCTCCTCTGGATTGCGATTGCGTATCTGATCTATGGTCTCGGGATCAATATCATCAACAATTTTAACCTCTATTACTTCATCTACGTGCTCGGCGACGCAAAGCAGTTCTCGTTCCTCGGCGTCATCAACGTCATCATCGGTCTGCTTGCCGTCGCGCTCTTCCCGACGCTGACGATGAAGTTCAGCCGCCGCAGGCTCTTCTTTGGCTCGGTTGCTGTGATGCTCGTCGGTATTGTCCTCTATGCAATGGCGGGTACAAGCGTCCTTATGACGCTCTTTGCCGCAGGACTCTTTGCCCTGCCGCAGCCGTTGGTCTTCCTTGTCGTGCTCATGACGATCACGGATACGGTCGAGTATGGGCAGCTGAAGCTCGGGCATCGTGATGAGGCGCTTGTCCTCTGCGTGCGTCCACTCGTGGACAAGCTCGCGGGTGCAATCACGAGCGGCATGATCGGCATTACGGCGATCTGGGTCGGCATGACGAGCGGAGCGACGGCGGCGACGATTACGCCGGAGAACCTCTTCAACTTTAAACTCGTCATGTTTGCGCTGCCGTTTGTGTTCATCCTGCTTGGGACGATTCTCTATCGTGCGAAGGTGACGCTTACGGAGGCGGAGCATGCACGCATTGTGGAGGAACTCGAGGAGAAATGGGATGAAATGAATAAGTAA
- the deoD gene encoding purine-nucleoside phosphorylase yields the protein MSSLHIAAEKGEVAERILLPGDPLRAKFIAENFLEGAKEYTSIRNILGYTGTYKGVPVSVQGTGMGMPSISIYVNELMDYYGVQKLIRVGTCGGMHEKVKLRDVFIAQGATTDSSMLRNIFGGAINYAPLADYELLSAAVENAKKLNLPVRVGNVISVDRFYDEEIDNAKLRQYGVLAVEMEAAALYTLAAKYGRQALALFTVSDHLVTGEKCTAEERQTTFSDMIKIALETAVG from the coding sequence ATGAGTTCACTGCACATTGCTGCCGAGAAGGGCGAGGTCGCGGAGCGCATCCTGCTGCCGGGCGATCCGCTGCGCGCGAAGTTCATCGCGGAGAATTTCCTGGAGGGGGCGAAGGAGTACACATCCATCCGCAACATCCTCGGCTATACAGGCACGTACAAGGGCGTTCCAGTCTCCGTGCAGGGCACAGGCATGGGCATGCCGTCGATCTCCATCTATGTGAATGAGCTGATGGACTACTACGGCGTGCAGAAGCTCATCCGCGTCGGCACCTGCGGCGGCATGCACGAGAAGGTGAAGCTGCGCGACGTATTCATCGCACAGGGCGCGACCACGGACTCCTCCATGCTCCGCAATATCTTCGGCGGTGCGATCAACTATGCGCCGCTCGCGGACTACGAGCTGCTTTCCGCCGCCGTGGAGAACGCGAAGAAGCTGAATCTCCCCGTGCGCGTCGGCAATGTGATCTCTGTCGACCGCTTCTACGATGAGGAGATCGACAACGCAAAGCTGCGTCAGTACGGTGTGCTCGCGGTCGAGATGGAGGCTGCGGCACTCTATACGCTCGCGGCGAAGTACGGACGGCAGGCACTCGCGCTCTTCACCGTCAGCGACCATCTCGTCACGGGCGAGAAGTGCACGGCAGAGGAGCGGCAGACGACGTTCAGCGATATGATCAAGATCGCGCTTGAGACGGCGGTCGGCTGA
- a CDS encoding type II toxin-antitoxin system RelE/ParE family toxin, with the protein MREIYVELRAIDSAEALFRHLEEHIYALEEMPERYRLYEGEPWRTHGLRVMPVDHYLVFYIPNHESRIVTVIRILYGGRDSVAQLARYTENNDMV; encoded by the coding sequence ATGCGTGAGATTTATGTTGAACTCCGAGCCATAGATAGTGCAGAGGCACTCTTTCGACATTTGGAGGAGCACATCTATGCACTTGAAGAAATGCCTGAACGGTATCGGCTCTATGAAGGTGAGCCGTGGCGCACGCACGGTCTTCGCGTTATGCCTGTCGACCATTATCTCGTTTTCTACATACCGAATCACGAGAGCCGCATTGTGACCGTCATCCGCATTTTATACGGAGGGCGGGATAGCGTAGCGCAGCTCGCGAGGTATACGGAAAATAATGATATGGTATGA
- a CDS encoding ABC transporter permease, whose protein sequence is MTAKDFFQRCLQFIPVFFGITLLSFGLIYIAPGDPVGIRLSAGGTAIDPQIVERMRAEMGLDAPFLVQYGRWLVHFLQGDMGRSYITDVPVATTFWKAVPYTLRMAGTAMGLTLLISLPLGVAIAACRNSRMDYALRFLTFIGNATPGFIIGIVLMFVFSYRLGWVPVLATTKPVGMVLPALTLALVMSSRYIRQIRAAALDELAKDYVIGLRARGIPERVILFRNVLKNIMVIVITLTGISVGSLLGGTVIIETIFNWPGVGNLIMTAISARDYPVIQAVVVWMALAFFLVNLLADLSYRYFNPKIKEL, encoded by the coding sequence ATGACAGCAAAAGATTTTTTTCAGCGATGTTTGCAGTTCATCCCCGTCTTTTTCGGCATCACCCTGCTTTCCTTTGGACTCATCTACATCGCCCCGGGCGATCCCGTCGGCATCCGCCTCTCGGCGGGCGGCACGGCGATTGATCCGCAGATCGTCGAGCGCATGCGCGCGGAGATGGGGCTCGACGCGCCCTTCCTCGTCCAGTACGGACGGTGGCTCGTCCACTTCCTCCAAGGGGACATGGGCAGATCCTACATCACAGACGTGCCCGTTGCAACGACCTTCTGGAAGGCTGTCCCCTATACCCTGCGCATGGCGGGCACGGCAATGGGGCTCACCCTCCTCATCTCGCTGCCGCTCGGCGTCGCCATTGCTGCGTGCCGCAACAGCCGCATGGACTACGCGCTGCGCTTCCTGACCTTCATCGGCAACGCAACGCCCGGCTTCATCATCGGCATCGTCCTCATGTTCGTATTCTCCTATCGGCTCGGCTGGGTTCCCGTCCTCGCGACAACAAAGCCAGTCGGCATGGTACTGCCCGCGCTGACCCTCGCCCTCGTCATGTCCTCGCGCTATATCCGTCAGATCCGCGCGGCGGCGCTCGACGAGCTGGCAAAGGACTACGTGATCGGACTGCGCGCGCGCGGGATTCCCGAGCGCGTGATCCTCTTTCGCAATGTGCTGAAAAACATCATGGTCATCGTCATCACCCTCACGGGCATCTCGGTCGGCTCGTTGCTCGGCGGGACGGTCATCATCGAGACCATCTTTAACTGGCCGGGCGTCGGCAACCTCATCATGACAGCGATCAGTGCGCGTGACTATCCCGTCATACAGGCGGTTGTCGTCTGGATGGCGCTCGCGTTCTTCCTTGTGAATCTGCTCGCCGACCTCTCCTACCGCTATTTCAATCCGAAGATCAAGGAGCTCTAA
- a CDS encoding type II toxin-antitoxin system RelB/DinJ family antitoxin, with product MAAKSANLYARVEPDVKERAEEILAALGIPASNAINMFYRQVILQQGLPFDVKIPRRHSLDVSRLSEEELNRELEKGYADIEAGRTRPAREVFAELRREYGL from the coding sequence ATGGCAGCAAAATCCGCCAATCTATATGCGAGAGTCGAGCCGGACGTTAAGGAACGGGCAGAGGAGATACTTGCGGCGCTCGGCATTCCGGCATCCAATGCAATCAATATGTTCTATCGTCAGGTGATCCTGCAGCAGGGGCTTCCGTTCGATGTGAAAATACCGCGCAGACACTCTCTTGATGTGAGCAGGCTGTCGGAAGAGGAGCTTAATAGAGAGCTTGAAAAGGGCTATGCCGATATTGAGGCAGGACGGACGCGACCCGCGCGCGAGGTCTTTGCTGAACTGCGGCGTGAGTACGGGCTATGA